In Lacrimispora indolis DSM 755, a genomic segment contains:
- a CDS encoding MalY/PatB family protein — translation MKYDFTSIMDRHGKDSIAVDGLGTNPGFTPEPPGEGFGAIPMWVADMNFPTVPTIPEAMIERAKHPAYGYFTPPDEYYDSIISWHEKRNGVTGLTKEAISYENGVLGGLISALNVFCSKGDNVLLHSPTYIGFTMCVENNGYNIVHSPLKLDVGGIWRMDFEDMEKKLVEKKIHAAIFCSPHNPCGRVWERWEIEKAMELYKKHNVFVISDEIWSDIILAGHEHIPTQSVSEDASQRTVALYAPSKTFNLAGLVGSYHIIYNKWIRERVAKESSLSHYNDMNVLSMHALLGAYRSEGYEWVDELCQVITANVDYAYDYIREHFHGVSLSKPEGTYMMFLDCSRWCEENGKTIEELERAGWAVGVAWQDGQMFHGPYHIRLNLALPLSQVKEAFQRLNEYVFLS, via the coding sequence ATGAAATACGATTTTACCAGCATCATGGACCGGCACGGAAAGGATTCCATCGCAGTTGACGGACTGGGGACGAACCCAGGTTTTACCCCGGAGCCGCCGGGAGAGGGCTTTGGCGCCATTCCCATGTGGGTAGCGGACATGAACTTTCCAACTGTCCCCACCATACCGGAGGCGATGATTGAAAGGGCAAAGCACCCGGCCTACGGCTATTTCACTCCGCCTGACGAGTATTATGATTCCATCATCAGCTGGCACGAGAAGCGCAACGGCGTCACCGGCCTGACAAAGGAGGCCATCAGCTACGAAAACGGGGTTCTGGGCGGCTTAATCAGCGCCTTGAACGTATTCTGTTCCAAGGGTGATAATGTGCTCCTCCATTCTCCCACCTACATCGGCTTTACCATGTGCGTGGAAAACAACGGCTACAACATCGTCCACAGTCCATTAAAACTGGATGTGGGCGGCATCTGGCGCATGGATTTTGAAGACATGGAGAAAAAACTGGTGGAAAAAAAGATTCATGCCGCTATCTTCTGTTCTCCCCACAATCCCTGCGGCCGTGTATGGGAGAGATGGGAAATCGAGAAAGCCATGGAGCTTTACAAAAAGCATAATGTCTTTGTAATTTCCGATGAAATCTGGTCCGACATCATTTTGGCAGGCCATGAGCACATCCCTACCCAAAGCGTCAGCGAGGATGCAAGCCAACGGACGGTGGCGTTATACGCTCCCTCCAAGACCTTTAACCTGGCAGGCCTTGTGGGAAGCTATCATATTATCTACAATAAATGGATTCGGGAGCGGGTGGCAAAGGAATCCTCCTTATCCCATTACAACGACATGAACGTGCTGTCCATGCATGCCCTTTTAGGGGCCTACCGGTCCGAGGGCTATGAATGGGTCGACGAACTGTGCCAGGTCATCACCGCCAATGTGGATTACGCCTATGATTATATCAGGGAGCATTTTCACGGAGTGAGCCTTTCAAAACCGGAAGGCACCTATATGATGTTCCTGGACTGCAGCCGGTGGTGTGAAGAAAACGGAAAGACCATTGAGGAGTTAGAGCGGGCCGGCTGGGCCGTAGGTGTGGCCTGGCAGGACGGACAGATGTTTCACGGACCGTACCACATCCGCCTGAATCTGGCCCTTCCCTTAAGCCAGGTAAAAGAGGCCTTCCAGCGGCTGAATGAATACGTGTTTCTCAGCTAA
- a CDS encoding MarR family winged helix-turn-helix transcriptional regulator, with protein sequence MSENQRYELYCELIRDLDTGCGLIMEYDSLLHDYKGTTLYQAEAQILKMVGQQPGISAAECARTLNKTLSACSQLIKKLRAKEWILQKRNESNNRVYNLYLTESGRELFLKHQEFESCCYERTYHLLDSFTEEELQIYRKVQQKLNEGFMLDVKDSREFNNDLSLRAKKTSPAGEKKKTAHS encoded by the coding sequence ATGAGTGAAAACCAACGATATGAGCTGTACTGTGAGTTGATCCGGGATTTGGATACGGGGTGCGGACTCATTATGGAATATGATTCGCTGTTACATGATTATAAGGGAACCACTCTTTATCAGGCGGAGGCCCAGATCTTAAAGATGGTGGGTCAGCAGCCCGGCATCTCCGCCGCCGAGTGTGCCCGGACCTTAAATAAGACTTTAAGCGCCTGCTCTCAGCTCATCAAAAAGCTGCGGGCCAAGGAATGGATTTTACAGAAGAGAAACGAAAGCAATAACCGGGTCTATAACCTCTACCTTACCGAATCCGGGAGGGAGCTGTTTTTAAAGCACCAGGAATTTGAAAGCTGCTGTTATGAACGAACCTACCACTTACTGGATTCTTTTACCGAGGAAGAGCTTCAGATCTACCGGAAAGTCCAGCAGAAGTTAAACGAAGGTTTTATGCTGGACGTGAAGGACAGCCGGGAATTTAATAACGACCTCTCCCTGAGGGCCAAAAAGACAAGCCCGGCAGGTGAAAAGAAAAAAACGGCGCACAGCTGA